In Leucoraja erinacea ecotype New England chromosome 9, Leri_hhj_1, whole genome shotgun sequence, the genomic window CCTCATGTTGCTGAACTGGGCAATCCGCGAGTGTTGTTTCTCGTCAGATACCTGCCAAACGTTCATAGTTTGATGATTTACTCGGGCAAATCACCCTTTTGTACCCAGTTAATCATTGAACTCTTCAACCATGCCTCACGATACAAGGACACGTCACAACTTTATTGCTTTTTAAATAATTGTAGCTTTTCGAAGGACAATAGTAACTGGGTTACATTTGTAATTTTTGTGAGAGGAGAGGTAAGGGGAATTAACTGGCTGTAGTTTATTTCTTATTTCCAATTCAGCATCTGGTTGCCCAAACTGTGGAAAATATAAAATTGGATGAGTAGTTCAACATGGCGTCTGCTGCAGTCCTCAGCACTTTACTCCTGCTCTTTCTACGATTGAAACCAAGCGAAATGATTTCTAAACTGTCTGATTTAAAAGTTTGCGGGGATCCTGAATGTGCAAGTAAGTGACATTCTGCAAAGTTAAGCGGTAATTCAGGAAAGCAACTTTTTTTCAAGATTGATTACGactaattgattgaaagaaattttaattgtagtattTGATTTCACTTTGAGCTCATTCCCTCGTGAAACAATTTGAAACGTATTTTAATTGTTAAAAGATTCATTCTGGTTGTTGAAATGAATGCAATTGAACTGATCCACCCacatatatttagtttagaggtacagcatggacacaggcctttgacccactgagtccacactgacctttgatcacccatttacactagttttatgttttctctctgtctttctctctgtggataaatgtgaggttatccattttggtggcaaaaacaggaaagcagactattatctaaatggtggccgactaggaaaaggggagatgcagcgagacctgggtgtcatggtacaccagtcattgaaagtaggcatgcaggtgcagcaggcagtgaagaaagcgaatggtatgttagctttcatagcaaaaggatttgagtataggagcagggaggttctactgcagttgtacagggtcttggtgagaccacacctggagtattacgtacagttttgttctccaaatctgaggaaggacattattgccatagagggagtgcagagaaggttcaccagactgattcctgggatgtcaggactgtcttatgaagaaagactggatagacttggtttatattctctagaatttaggagattgagaggggatcttatagaaacttacaaaattcttaaggggttggacaggctagatgcaggaagattgctcccgatgttggggaagtccaggacaaggggtcacaacttaaggataaggggaaatcctttaaaaccgagatgagaagaacttttttcactcacagagtggtgaatctctggaactctctgccgcagagggtcgtcgaggccagttcattggctatatttaagagggagttagatgtggttaaggggatcagagggtatggagagaaggcaggtacgggatactgagttggatgatcagccatgatcatattgaatggcggtgcaggctcgaagggccgaatggcctactcctgcacctaatttctatgtttctatgttttattcaCTCCCTGCATACCAGGTTAatacagaagctgattaacctcaagagtcaagagtcaatttaattgtcatttggatcccttgaggtccaaacgaaatgtcgtttctgcagccatacattacaaacaaatagaccccagacacaacataatttacattttacataaacatccatcacattgctgtgatggaaggccaaaaaaaacttgtctctccactgcactcttcccccccccacccccgatgtcagagtcaaagtcaaaggttatgataacccacacgtctttgcacGTTAGTCACAGGTTCACAagtgctgtgaggcggcagctctaccagctgcactgccCTGTAATATTTTATGATAAATCACTTCAAATGGTTTTGTGGCTTCCTTCACAGATTCAGCTCTTCTTTCTAATCCAGTAAAGCCAGATATACCAACAAAACAAATTGGTTCTTTGTATTATGTCAAAGTATCTAATAATCTATATCATACAAAATTAACCACATATATGTGTTTGAATAGATAATGTAATTTTAGTATTATTTGAATTTATTTTCGTTTTGACCAAACTACCTTTGATATGTATGCAGGGTATCTGAGCAGAGTTACAGCGACATTGGACTACACAGGACGTGATTGCAGATTCCTTACTTTTAGGCATGGAGACTCCATATTTGTTTACTTTAAACTGACTGGGAAAAGAGATGATTTATGGGCTGGAAGTGTAAGTATTGTGTTTTGCAATGTGTTATTTTGTTCAAGAATAGTTGACATTCATTTTTGTCAATTCATAACTACGTATATTTAATCCGTGTAGAAATTGTAAATGGTTCAATAGTAATCACGTTTTAtcttactgctgactggttagcacgcaacaaaagcttttcacaacacgtgacaataaattaaacggtCTCTATTCAACGTTCCTTCTAGATTGTCTAATTGATTGACATCAGAAATATATCATCTACTCGACACATCTATCTGTAATATTCTTCAGATTAGTCTTAGTATACTGGTACAGCAtgtaaacgggcccttcagtccactgagtccacgctgaccattcattacccgttcacactagttctatgttatcccactttctcatccactccctaaatgCTATCGACagctttacagaggtcaattaacctacaaacccacagtcTTTGTTATGTGGcagaaaaccagagcatccagacgAATCCCATGCGAATGCGCAAACACCACACCGGCAGCacttgagatcaggatcgaacatgtgtctctggtgctgtgagacagcagctctacgtGATTGTCCTGTTGATTGGCGTTGGAAATGTATCATGTACTCAGCGTGCCTTTCTCTGTATATCAACATTCTGCATTTTAATAGATTAATTTGGTTTACATTATCAACAACTCCCGACACATCTCACAGGAGCATAAATGGATGATAATGGTTATCGTGCAGAAGAATAtattattactagactaagtgggaccactCACCCAAAGCCCCTAACTGAGCAGGAAAGGCAcaattcccctcatcccccagcaatccctccccctcctcttcatgtgtaggaggggagggaaggggggtcttcttctttcgtgtggcgtgcacagcctaaagttgttggacaaattgttctatttgatcttccgtttgtacacgttgagttgattgcattagttgaaacggcGGACaatatgaaggttgcaatcttccaccccggaaggggggtgggagaggaggaggggagtggaggtgtgtgtgggcaggggggagtgggaggggaggaaagcatggtgtggggtgggaggggaggtgtgtatgtTGCGTCgcttgttgcgttctgcagccgTGGGAGGGgactggtgggggagggggaggttggtgtgtgggcggggggggggagggacagtgggagtgggggggaagggtgggttgtggagtggggggagggcggtgggtggggaggggtaaGTGGGTTGTGTGGGAGGAGGCGGgtgggagtggtgtgtgtgggcatgggggtgtgtgggggagagggctaAGTGGGCAGGGTTGtgtgggcagagggagagagctcggagaatagacggaggttgtgggggagaggggagtatcACAGAGgatgggggcaggagccagcgagggggaccagaggggaaggggctggagctggtcactggacgttctcctccgctgggatcagagcctctgctttccgtttggcgacttCTCCGACTCTGCGCTGGGCTGCATTGGGCTGAGCCGCTTCCAGTCCCTcggaaaattgtgtctggttggagacgCCTGTCGGACATCCAGAGCCTCCCTCAGCTTCAGTAAAGACGCGatagcgcaggaaggggcggaccatcccacGGAGTGACGGGAAAAGACCAATCCAGGCGGCATGAcaggcaggagaggagattgatctgcgcacactcggtttttaagattttcaaacctcgctaacttttacattagagtataccactgatcggaacaaaacttggtgcacttacACGGTAAGTATGctggtgaaaaatcatagcgTTTTTGCGTAAATAGAAAGACCGAGCAAACTGgaggataacaagatcagagcttcaGTTACGTATAGATAGATGGGTGTCTAAAAGTATTATAAAAGTGCTAGTGAGAAATGTAGGAGTGGAGGGGTTTGTACAGAAATCCAATGGATGAAAGCACAGCTgcccaaggtgggggagggagagcagggaTACACATAGTCAGAatttgaaacattgaaaataggtacaggattaggccattcggcacttcgagccagcaccgtcattcaatatgatcatggctgatcatacaaaatcagtgccccgttcctgctttttccccatatcctttgattctgttagccctaagaactatattgaactctctcttgaaagcattcgatgaattggccgccactgccttctgtggcagagaatttcacagattcacaattctctgggtgaaaatttgtttcctcatctcattcctaaatggcctaccccttattcttaaactgtgaccctggttctggactcccgcaaagGGATTCCTAAGGTTGCACATTTTCCAGATTATTGGAGGTTACTCCTGTTAAACCCCAAATATTCCGGTACTTTTATttgactttttttctttttaaacgcGTAACACAATAGTATAACTCTTCCAGTAGCTTAACGTTGAGTTTAGAGGcacggcatggaaacaagtccttcggtccacagggtccatgccgatcatcaatcacccattcataaaGGGAGATGGAATTATTCAAACATTCTGGACCTTGGCTCTGTTTGTAAACCCACCCATGTTCATGACCTTTAGTTTGCAGACCATAGTCACAGTTTCGATCACGGATGTAACCCCCAGTTGCAACTATGCCTCTGGTCACCCCACTAGCACACTGGAACCATGGCCCTCATTCTGGATTATTGAATGAACTGGATGCCAATCTGTCACAATTTCTAAGCAGCTAGATGCTAGATTATCTGAGATTTACTGTGTTAAAGGTTTAATGAGAAAGGTGTCTatagtgaagaaaataaattccAGCAGAATATCCTTTTGTCATTAATTATCTATTAAGTTATCATGAAGTAGATCTACTTAAGTGAATTTTAATTCTTACATTGTTAATTGTCCTTGGAattgatgtgctacaatgttgagaactatattatgCCCTATATTGTCCCCTTTGTTCttactattgtacttgaatttgacttgtttGTGTTTATGTACAGTATAATCTCATCggctagcatgcaaaacaaagttttttctctgtacctcagtattcatgataataataaatctgAACCTAAGGTAAAATATCACTACAATGTTATTAATATTTGAAATTAATCACCAGATTAACTGAGTAAGACTCTATACAGTGCATCAGAACTCTATAATATTTTTGTGGTCACTGAGAATGCAATCAAATAACACACATACCTTTATGTGATATTTTTCAAATGGTTTCTAATTGTACTATTTAATGTTATTTCAGATGGGGAAGCAATTTGGGTATTTTCCAAAAGATGCAGTTAAAGTTGAAGATGTCATGGCATACACTGAAGTTGAACTACCAACCCAGGTAACCCTTCAATTGATATATCAGTGCATTGTATAGTTAATGTATCCATTACTGTGTTAATCAAGTTAAGATGGCTGGAGTGCAGCAGATTACGTGATTTATTACTTATGCTGAAGTGACCCTGATTGATTATTTTGATATACTAACCTAAAATAATTTGTAACACCTGTGCATGCAATTCAGAAACAAATAGTTTGATTCAGAATGTTCCTCATACATCTTCTGTTGgaatattttaaatggaaatttttaAGCAAATGATTGAGAATATTAAAACTGTACCGGAATGGGCTTTTTggtccacattgtctgtgccgaacaagatgccaagttaaattaacctGCATGTGAACTGTAACTCTCCACTCCTTGCATTTTAGTATGCCTATCTAAATGTcacgatcatatctgcctccactatcacctgtggaagcgtgttccaggcactgacCACTCTGTGTCAaaacaaaaacttgccctgcatatcttttgaaactttgtccctcaccttaaagatacatcctcttgtctttgacatttactCCCTAAGGAAAAGGTTCTGACAATCTACCCTTTCTATGTCTCAGAATTCTATATACTACGATCAGGTCACCCCTCCATCTCCGTCATTCctatctttttatttgtatgcagTCATTCCATAGTGAATTCCACAAGTTCCTAATTAAAATCATACCACACAAAAACGGTttctgattttagaaaaatctgACACAAAATTATTGAATAACAGAAAATGATCGAACCATCCGAAATGGGAATTGCATACTAAACATTTaccatttgtttgttttttcagGAGAGTGATTTCCTTTGCCTTGATGAAGAAAATTACATTGATAATGAAGAAATCGATTCAGTTATTAATGATTATGGAGAGAACTCATTTTCAATGCCAGACGAGAGAAAATTGGGGCATGAACCCAAGCCTAATGAATACAACCAGGTTTACGAAGGTAATTCTGCAAAAAGAGGACCTATGGACAATTTAATTGATCTTAATAAAACACTGGTTCAAAGAACACATCATGCAGCAAAGCTAGAAAAGAACTCTGATAAAGACCATCTTGCAAAGAGTCTAGCACATGATGAGAATGTGCAAGTAAATGAATTTCTTTCACCAACTGAACATCAGAACGATTTAAGTGATGAAAGTGTCTCCAGACAGACAGATAATGAATTTGACCTAGTTAATCTTCCTGATACTGTGCAGAGTAAATATATTGGTTTTGAAAATGATGAACATCCAGGGCAGGAAATCAGTGAAAATTCTAAAGCAGTACCTGAGGAATCCAACTGGATTGGATCTAGAATCAGTGGGTGGTTTGGTGTGGGAAGTAATGAGAATGAAAAGGTTGTGGAGCCCACTGACGAGCCGATGCAGCTAAACTCTTTTATAAGTCGAAAAATTCCATTAGACTATGAAGAGAAGACTGTATTGTCAGAAGAGGAAAATAATAACATGTATTCTGAGGATAGAGGAGTCCTTGGCTTGGGAATGTCAAGCTGGAGTGAGGGTTTGTCAAAATTGTTAAACTTCAACAGTGATTTACCAGAAGATGTTTTATCTACCAATGAAGGTGAAAAAAAGCATCAGAATGCAAAATTGTATCTGGATGACTCAACAGATCCAAGCAACATATTTGTAGCCGAGTCAGGAAACAAAATATCTGAACATTCCGTAGCAGATGATTCCAGGCTAAAATATAGTCAATCAGAAAATATTGACACAGATGAAAAAAATGTAATGGGTCATGTTATATCATTGTTTGGTTTAAGTGACAAATTATGGTTTGGGCAAACCAATAAAGCCAAGAATTCAGACATGACAGAAAGCACCAGGGAAGAAAATAGCAATGATAATGACAAGTCAGAATCCTGGTGGCCTAATTTGAATGTAGTTAATGATATCTTCAGATTTGGTGGTGATAATGGGGATCAGACAGGTAGAACCTTGGAGACACAAACTGCAGGTGGAAATGAAAAGAATTCAGGAGAAACAGGTGAATCAAATTCACCATTTAGCCAAGGGAATGAAAATCAAGTTCCTTCCTTACCAGATGAAAATGACGCGGCTATTAATGAAAATAGCAAGGAAATGACATTGGATGTTGATGGTTCAGTATCAGGAAGGGCTTCCTTTGGTTTGAAAGATATATTAATATATGGTCAAACCGATGAAGATCTATTTGTTTCCAGTCCACCAGAAGAATTAACGAAAAGCATCTTTAGGGATGAAAAACAAAATACCATGAattctgagtctgaagagggttctCCCATGTTGAAGTTAGTCACAAGTAGAGTTGCATCAATTGCTGATTCAATAAAAAATGAAGATGCAAATCAGTCACCAAAACAATGTCTAGATGTGATGGAGAGTGATGTTACCTGTCAGTCTGAATACTTGCAGCAATCTGAAAAAGAATACAGGGAAACTGAGAATGAAATCGCACAATCTATAACTGGGTTAAAAAACAACCTGGAAAGCAAAACATCAAAGTTAGAAGAATTACTAGAACAAAATGTAATACAAGATTCAGATTTCATCAATCCTAATATGTTATTGACACAGGAACATCTCCACGAGGATCTAAGTTTGCAAGAACATTTAATATACATTTCAAAAAATGATCAATCTATTTCAGATTATACGAAGACTGAAAATCTACATTCTGGTGAAAAAGTAGGCGAACAGGGGGATTTGCAAAACCAGGATCTCGCCTCAGAAGTGGAACAAATTACTATTGTAAGTGAACATGATCATTCAGCGTCAGATAGTTTGTCTGAAGAAGATAAATATTTGACGATGCATTCTGAATGGGCACTGAATAAAGAACCAGGTTCAGAAACTGCAATTATTACTGCAGCAGATAATGCAGACCATTCAGCATGGGACAAATTGCAAGTTGAAGGTGAAATTTTACAAGATAATCAGTGTCTGCCAGAGGAAAAAATACATCGTAAGCAACAAATGCGTCAGCAAGAAGATGTTATACCAGCTTTGGAATCTGAGCAGTTCAATGTTTCAGGTAACAATAAGCTTTTATTCCAGACACAAACTTGCAATGAACAGCAAAATGTAAATTTTGAATTTAATGAAATTCCTCCCTCTAGTCAAGTTATTCCATCTTCGCAGAATGACTATGACAAAGAAGCCTTTACACCAGTTACATATTTAACTTCTGCAAAAGAGCAAACTTCAGATCATTACAGTTTGTTAACTGAGAAGGATGAAAAACAAGAGGAAATGTCTCAATTAAGTGGTCACAAAGGGGTCACAACTAACAATGTAAATGCTCCTTCGTTAGAGAGAGAACGATTTGATGAAACATGGCAAGCACAATTTCAGCAGCAGGTTTACTATCGGACTGGGGATGTGACACAGGAAAAGCTATACAGAGATAAAAAATCCTTGGAGCGTCAAACCTTGACATTAGATTCTGAATCCAATCAGCATACATCGGTTCATAAGGAGAGCTTGCATGGGGAAAAACCGATCAGGAAAGAATGTCATCTCCCAAACTCAGCATCTTGTGAGCTTGCTTCAGATGCTGACTACCCCTTGTCATCAAAAACGCACAATGAACGAAACTTGGAAGTAAAACAAACATCTTCTAAATCAGAACCTCAAGAACCAGAAAATCAATCTGTTGATTTCGAATCTACTGTAGATTCGTCAGAGGAAGTAATAACTGCACCTGTCATCAGTAAAACCACTGCAACAATTGCAAAAAGTAATCATGTGCATATTTCTCACGAACTTGAATCGACAATTGTAGTTGTGAATTCATTGTCTCCTGAGGATGCAAATTCACCGGTAgagcattctagtaaatatcaAGACATGGACACTAAATTTAAACCACAGCCTGTTGTCAAGGACTCCAAATATAAAATAAGTGATAGCAATGCAGAAACTGATTATGCAAGTAAAGAAGGAACAATAAAGTTGTCCACTGAATCCATTTCTGCAAACTTGCTGAACGATGAAACACTAAATTCTGAAAAGCTGATAATGGTCTATGATTATAAAACTAAAGAGTCAAGCAAGCTAAATGCACAAATTAATGCCAATCCAGATGCCACAGCTGAAAATGTAAATggaatcatttcaacaattaaacttGAAACTGGTGCTGAAGACAAATCACTACCATCAAAAGGTATAGAATCCAATGACTTTCAAGCTAGTATTTCCTCATTCCAGGGAATAGGGTCACAAGTAGGCTAAGTTAAAAGTCCACCTTGAGAAGTTCAGAGTACTGTTGACAGTATACATCTtgataattatttaatttttctTCAAAAACACAAGATTTTTGCAGTTACTACCTATGGAATGGTGCTTTCAAAAAGTTGAGGACACAATTGCGCTTCTAAGAGAATGATGAAAACAATTACAATAAAACTGATAATCTGCCACCTTTGGGACTTTGCTGGTACCCAACTACCAGATTTTCTGGACAATTAGATATTACTCCTGTTAATACCCCCATACTTTTAACTTACTTTTTAAAATTAAGATGTTATTTAATGTTTCCAGTGATCTGTAAGTTTTATGGGAGCACAAAAAAAACAGGACCCTAGTGAATTTGAGAGGGAGTATAGGAAACAGAGTCCCAGGAAGTTTtaaggaagtgcagggaatacttTCCAAAAATAACCACTTTTTAAGAGGTGTCTAACAAAAGAAAGACCTCAAATGTAATAAAAGCTATAAGATATTCTAACTGCCACTAAAGTGAAAATGCATCTCAAATGTATCTAACTCAGGCATTTGATCTAAAGCATTGGGAATTGACCATGGGATTAGGACATATTGTGTCTTTTAAAAGACAAGAACAACcactttttaaaatttgtttttgaTTTGTATTTGTGAGGGTTTATGATTTGAAAAGGAAAATTTGTACACAAGGGCAGCATTAGTTCCAGATCATACATGACAGTCACTTACAGCATTAGAATGTGTCTTAACTCTACGATCCCAGTATCAGATAACCCCTCctagcagcacagtgatgcagctcagTGTCAGAGACCCCATTGTGATCCTGACCTTGTGGTGCTACccactttgcacattctccctttgattacgcgggtttcctccgggtgctccggtttccctctcatcctaaagaaTTGGCTGCTGAAAAATTATCCTGAGTGTAAGTGGgtgatagaatctggggagaAATTATAACTAATGGCATGAATAAAGTTGAAAtagattagtataaatgggtggttgatagtcggcgtggacttggtgggccaaagggcctgtttccatactgtatttctCTATCTCTGCCACGATAGTGATTACTTTTCCAATCTTCTATATGGGGTATTCTTGAATTTATTGCCAGTTCACATCTATAGAACAAGATGCATGACAGGTGTGCAACTCAGCTATCATTTATTCATGAATCATTATAACAAATATATATTATTGTTGAATGTAATGTAACTCCTGCTGGCTGTTACCACCAACCACCCTTCAT contains:
- the ctage5 gene encoding melanoma inhibitory activity protein 2 isoform X1 gives rise to the protein MASAAVLSTLLLLFLRLKPSEMISKLSDLKVCGDPECARYLSRVTATLDYTGRDCRFLTFRHGDSIFVYFKLTGKRDDLWAGSMGKQFGYFPKDAVKVEDVMAYTEVELPTQESDFLCLDEENYIDNEEIDSVINDYGENSFSMPDERKLGHEPKPNEYNQVYEGNSAKRGPMDNLIDLNKTLVQRTHHAAKLEKNSDKDHLAKSLAHDENVQVNEFLSPTEHQNDLSDESVSRQTDNEFDLVNLPDTVQSKYIGFENDEHPGQEISENSKAVPEESNWIGSRISGWFGVGSNENEKVVEPTDEPMQLNSFISRKIPLDYEEKTVLSEEENNNMYSEDRGVLGLGMSSWSEGLSKLLNFNSDLPEDVLSTNEGEKKHQNAKLYLDDSTDPSNIFVAESGNKISEHSVADDSRLKYSQSENIDTDEKNVMGHVISLFGLSDKLWFGQTNKAKNSDMTESTREENSNDNDKSESWWPNLNVVNDIFRFGGDNGDQTGRTLETQTAGGNEKNSGETGESNSPFSQGNENQVPSLPDENDAAINENSKEMTLDVDGSVSGRASFGLKDILIYGQTDEDLFVSSPPEELTKSIFRDEKQNTMNSESEEGSPMLKLVTSRVASIADSIKNEDANQSPKQCLDVMESDVTCQSEYLQQSEKEYRETENEIAQSITGLKNNLESKTSKLEELLEQNVIQDSDFINPNMLLTQEHLHEDLSLQEHLIYISKNDQSISDYTKTENLHSGEKVGEQGDLQNQDLASEVEQITIVSEHDHSASDSLSEEDKYLTMHSEWALNKEPGSETAIITAADNADHSAWDKLQVEGEILQDNQCLPEEKIHRKQQMRQQEDVIPALESEQFNVSGNNKLLFQTQTCNEQQNVNFEFNEIPPSSQVIPSSQNDYDKEAFTPVTYLTSAKEQTSDHYSLLTEKDEKQEEMSQLSGHKGVTTNNVNAPSLERERFDETWQAQFQQQVYYRTGDVTQEKLYRDKKSLERQTLTLDSESNQHTSVHKESLHGEKPIRKECHLPNSASCELASDADYPLSSKTHNERNLEVKQTSSKSEPQEPENQSVDFESTVDSSEEVITAPVISKTTATIAKSNHVHISHELESTIVVVNSLSPEDANSPVEHSSKYQDMDTKFKPQPVVKDSKYKISDSNAETDYASKEGTIKLSTESISANLLNDETLNSEKLIMVYDYKTKESSKLNAQINANPDATAENVNGIISTIKLETGAEDKSLPSKDAFSTDDNLGTGVASKEILDKTIQMSKHGQEQMETIDLGVTEKGKLDLVVKITDSDNMAAEAVVEHKFGNQLQKESWDLRNEEPGHYQTEEKTTSSLSSGDIKKPLATDDPKAETWTDDDIEYETSVQEAAGHILGSIVDVVLQNFIIIVDHFKLNSNQTVMDILSEDPGASTILRGPRTELFLISFLLGIITALLFIYRTCQAVKSRRYLEREKQLAETVAQLIEAKCKLLEKLSNCKQKYSEFEASVEEAAVLKQSTETKTLHLQETYAKLEQSNHTLRQSIDQFTQDLEREKQTRSQQSNLITEIRGNLIALENEDQNLKTQVEEAKKELKEIQVNDTRFQEFIQAEKEENYHLKESNKQLFQESEGWNERYSELTEHINLSVKSQKDIREVLACKDNEIKSLTDCLLKMKLWSVTEDNPSEEIPEEQQKQKIENLIYVAKLNASLKSVEEERNQIHGKLSDEINAKQELMERIEKLQLDHTSIKSVKSQFETEHKTIQQKLKIMTELYHEKEMELQRNLTLEEHQRLQKEEKLSEVDGRINQATEELTIYRQRAKDLEEELMKTMQSYKNQIVSHEKKAHDNWLSAREAERENGNIKRENIHLRQKITEAEFKIDIVLKDPLVIDVSGRPGLSASTFVPPYRGGSSPYGPSPVGRPGADPMGFLSPPLLDGPLRFSPLFPGKPDSKTRGPSVQLDHTANESTDSVSDRLSDHHGPQSDSGSLSPVWERDRKLFRTPPALICADGRPKQENSMQSSNSASESQAQDQDTINALLNPSLLVEADLGIRPGFAPAYLNQVPSLHVDLRGHVPLRGLPPAPRGGIYGPLERFPLRAFGLPPHPSLEIRPGLYFPPPRPMFLPHRPFSNIAGGLLPTRLPLPNLPSTERPSSQDNE